A region from the Salvelinus fontinalis isolate EN_2023a chromosome 23, ASM2944872v1, whole genome shotgun sequence genome encodes:
- the LOC129821567 gene encoding interferon-induced GTP-binding protein Mx-like, translated as MSDDDGPRMFQDQLAEKVRPFIDLVDDMRSIGIDKELPLPAIAVVGDQSSGKSSVLEFLSGVTLPRGTGIVTRCPLLLKLCNDRTVKWDAVISYGEKYRHEFEEPSEVVRHVEQAQNSLAGKGVGICDDLITLKITSSTVCDLSLIDLPGIARVAVKGQPDDIGVQIKNLIMKFIKNKITIILAVVPCNVDIATTEALKMAQEVDPEGTRTMAILTKPDLIDPGAEKNVLEIVHNKVIVLNMGYVIVKCRGQKKIDENMSITRAIEEELENIIMLLYLFSGQCGSIGGPPSI; from the exons ATGTCTGATGATGATGGACCGAG GATGTTCCAAGACCAGCTGGCGGAGAAGGTCCGGCCCTTCATAGACTTAGTAGACGACATGAGATCCATCGGGATAGATAAGGAGCTACCACTGCCAGCCATTGCTGTGGTGGGAGACCAGAGTTCAGGAAAGAGCTCTGTGCTTGAGTTTCTTTCTGGGGTGACGCTGCCCAGAGGGACTG GTATTGTCACCAGGTGCCCACTGCTACTTAAACTCTGTAATGACAGGACAGTGAAATGGGATGCTGTCATCTCATACGGAGAGAAATACAGACATGAATTTGAAGAACCTTCAGAAGTCGTGAGACACGTTGAACAGG CTCAGAACTCGTTAGCTGGAAAGGGAGTGGGGATATGTGATGACCTGATCACTCTAAAGATCACATCCTCCACGGTGTGTGACCTCAGTCTGATTGACTTACCAGGGATCGCCAGGGTAGCTGTGAAAGGACAACCAGATGACATTGGAGTCCAA ATCAAGAATCTCATTATGAAATTCATAAAGAATAAGATAACCATTATTTTGGCGGTGGTACCATGTAATGTTGACATAGCAACAACAGAGGCCCTGAAAATGGCACAAGAAGTGGATCCTGAAGGCACAAGAACTATGG CCATTCTAACAAAGCCAGACCTAATAGACCCGGGAGCAGAGAAGAATGTGTTGGAAATTGTCCACAATAAAGTCATCGTTCTCAATATGGGCTATGTCATTGTGAAATGTCGTGGTCAGAAGAAAAttgatgaaaatatgtcaataacCCGTGCGATTGAGGAGGAGTTGGAGAACATTATAATGCTGTTATATTTATTTTCTGGACAGTGCG GTTCCATTGGAGGCCCGCCCTCTATTTGA